One Amorphoplanes digitatis genomic window carries:
- a CDS encoding FtsK/SpoIIIE family DNA translocase has protein sequence MGVAHGVGWVARGVGRQAATAKEIDPEHRRDGAGLLMLGLAILVGVAVWAGSAGPVGARLADAVRLFFGGLSVLLPLLLLYGAVRFMRRPADPEHRGRSVVGWTALVVSTASLLHLAQRPADDLEMDRSGGLIGYGVGALLERAVTAWVAVPLLILLLIFGLLVITATPINRIPERLMLLIDVLLGRSTERAPLPELDLSDLDDAGDEAPKRRSPARRRQGSLSDIGLAPDAEDAEDPIVHDTVLVPRGKKVPASRKTPEPPEHSPLPTRAEQLDISAVEGDYRLPPPSLLGKGAAPKSRSKANDEIMTALTGVFDQFNLDAAVTGFTRGPTVTRYEVEVGPGVKVERITQLSRNIAYAVKSPDVRILSPIPGKSAVGVEIPNTDPENVSLGDVLRSHAATADHHPMLVALGKDIEGRFVVANLAKMPHILIAGATGAGKSSCLNSLLVSILTRATPDEVRLLLVDPKRVEMTAYEGIPHLVTPIVTNAKKAADALEWVVREMDMRYDDLAANGVRHVDDFNRKVRSGEITAPPGVDRVMKPYPYLLVIVDELADLMMVAPRDVEDSVVRITQLARAAGIHLVLATQRPSVDVVTGLIKANVPSRLAFATSSLADSRVILDQPGAEKLLGRGDGLFLPMGASKPARFQGAWVDEKEINDVVKFCKDQREPEFRPDVTAPPENKKKQIDEEVGDDLEVLIQAIELVVTSQFGSTSMLQRKLRVGFAKAGRLMDLMESRGIVGPSEGSKARDVLIKPDELEEALSTLRVD, from the coding sequence ATGGGCGTCGCGCACGGCGTCGGCTGGGTGGCCCGGGGCGTCGGCCGCCAGGCGGCGACGGCCAAGGAGATCGATCCCGAGCACCGCCGCGACGGTGCCGGCCTGCTCATGCTCGGCCTCGCGATCCTCGTCGGTGTCGCGGTCTGGGCCGGCTCGGCGGGGCCGGTCGGCGCCCGCCTTGCCGACGCCGTGCGGCTCTTCTTCGGCGGCCTGTCCGTGCTGCTGCCGCTGCTGCTGCTCTACGGCGCGGTGCGCTTCATGCGCCGGCCCGCCGACCCGGAGCACCGCGGCCGGTCGGTGGTGGGCTGGACCGCACTCGTCGTGTCGACCGCGAGCCTGCTGCACCTGGCGCAGCGCCCCGCCGACGACCTCGAGATGGACCGCTCCGGCGGGCTCATCGGCTACGGCGTCGGCGCGCTGCTGGAGCGCGCCGTGACCGCCTGGGTCGCCGTACCGTTGCTGATCCTGCTGTTGATCTTCGGTCTGCTTGTCATCACCGCGACGCCGATCAATCGGATCCCCGAGCGGCTCATGCTCCTGATCGACGTGCTGCTGGGCCGCTCGACCGAGCGCGCGCCGCTGCCCGAACTGGACCTGTCCGACCTGGACGACGCCGGCGACGAGGCGCCCAAGCGCCGCAGCCCCGCCCGCCGTCGCCAGGGCTCGCTCTCCGACATCGGCCTGGCGCCCGACGCCGAGGACGCCGAGGACCCCATCGTCCACGACACCGTCCTGGTGCCGCGCGGCAAGAAGGTGCCGGCCAGCCGCAAGACCCCCGAGCCGCCCGAGCACTCGCCGCTGCCGACCCGGGCCGAGCAGCTCGACATCTCCGCGGTCGAGGGCGACTACCGGCTGCCGCCGCCGAGCCTGCTCGGCAAGGGCGCGGCGCCGAAGTCCCGCAGCAAGGCCAACGACGAGATCATGACGGCGCTGACCGGCGTCTTCGACCAGTTCAACCTCGACGCGGCGGTCACCGGCTTCACCCGTGGCCCGACGGTCACCCGCTACGAGGTCGAGGTCGGCCCGGGCGTCAAGGTCGAGCGGATCACCCAGCTCTCGCGCAACATCGCGTACGCGGTGAAGTCGCCGGACGTGCGCATCCTCAGCCCGATCCCGGGCAAGAGCGCGGTCGGCGTGGAGATCCCCAACACCGACCCGGAGAACGTGTCGCTCGGCGACGTGCTGCGCTCGCACGCGGCCACCGCCGACCACCACCCGATGCTGGTGGCGCTCGGCAAGGACATCGAGGGCCGCTTCGTGGTGGCCAACCTCGCGAAGATGCCGCACATCCTGATCGCGGGCGCGACCGGCGCGGGCAAGAGCTCCTGCCTGAACTCGCTGCTGGTGTCGATCCTGACCCGGGCCACCCCGGACGAGGTGCGGCTGCTGCTCGTCGACCCGAAGCGGGTCGAGATGACCGCGTACGAGGGCATCCCGCACCTGGTCACGCCGATCGTGACGAACGCGAAGAAGGCGGCCGACGCGCTGGAGTGGGTCGTCCGCGAGATGGACATGCGCTACGACGACCTCGCCGCCAACGGGGTACGCCACGTCGACGACTTCAACCGCAAGGTCCGCAGCGGCGAGATCACCGCGCCGCCCGGCGTCGACCGGGTGATGAAGCCGTACCCCTACCTGCTGGTGATCGTGGACGAGCTGGCCGACCTGATGATGGTCGCCCCACGCGACGTCGAGGACTCGGTCGTCCGCATCACCCAGCTGGCCCGCGCGGCGGGCATCCACCTGGTGCTGGCCACCCAGCGCCCGTCGGTCGACGTGGTGACCGGCCTGATCAAGGCCAACGTCCCGTCCCGCCTGGCGTTCGCGACGTCCTCGCTGGCGGACTCCCGGGTCATCCTCGACCAGCCGGGCGCCGAGAAGCTCCTGGGCCGGGGCGACGGCCTCTTCCTGCCGATGGGCGCCTCGAAGCCCGCGCGGTTCCAGGGCGCCTGGGTCGACGAAAAAGAGATCAACGACGTCGTCAAGTTCTGCAAGGACCAGCGCGAGCCGGAGTTCCGCCCGGACGTGACGGCGCCGCCGGAGAACAAGAAGAAGCAGATCGACGAGGAGGTCGGCGACGACCTCGAGGTGCTCATCCAGGCGATCGAGCTGGTGGTCACCTCGCAGTTCGGCTCGACCTCGATGCTCCAGCGCAAGCTGCGGGTCGGCTTCGCCAAGGCGGGGCGGCTGATGGACCTGATGGAGAGCCGCGGCATCGTCGGCCCGTCCGAGGGCTCCAAGGCCCGCGACGTGCTGATCAAGCCGGACGAGTTGGAAGAGGCGCTGTCGACGCTGCGGGTCGACTGA
- a CDS encoding glycosyltransferase 87 family protein, whose protein sequence is MRRVQPEWILIAVLAVLAVAVRWIGRHEMTADMRIFFVWYGKLDAAGGWSGLGKEIGNYNAPFLYILALLTYLPGPTLMKIKMAWVLFDVLLVYFGYRIVALRRPGRRIPVLAALVLAFLPTVVINSSLYGQCDAMWAAFALGGVYYLLRERPWLAVTMFTVALSFKPQAIFIFPLLALLVLAGSLRWRTLLAVPLVYVVLDLPAILAGRDPVELLTLYSPARQAAYVPALTSNAASIYAYLPVHTRLDTLKTLGYVFAAVLVVGVIYTLVAARARMDAERIVTAATFFVILVPFLLPGMHERYFFLADVMTVVLAFYRPRLWPVALLVQAASLLSYLPFLFIGTGHGQFVPLPVLATMMLAALLITGYALLGDLRPVSRPAASTAPLPTRPA, encoded by the coding sequence GTGCGCCGGGTGCAGCCCGAATGGATATTGATCGCCGTGCTCGCCGTGCTGGCGGTGGCGGTCCGCTGGATCGGCCGGCACGAGATGACGGCGGACATGCGGATCTTCTTCGTCTGGTACGGCAAGCTCGACGCGGCCGGCGGCTGGTCCGGTCTGGGCAAGGAGATCGGCAACTACAACGCGCCGTTCCTCTACATCCTCGCGCTGCTGACCTATCTGCCCGGCCCGACGCTCATGAAGATCAAGATGGCCTGGGTCCTGTTCGACGTCCTGCTCGTGTACTTCGGCTACCGGATCGTGGCGCTGCGCCGGCCGGGCCGGCGCATCCCGGTGCTCGCGGCGCTGGTGCTGGCCTTCCTGCCGACCGTGGTGATCAACAGCTCGCTGTACGGGCAGTGCGACGCGATGTGGGCCGCTTTCGCGCTCGGCGGGGTCTACTACCTGCTCCGCGAGCGCCCGTGGCTGGCCGTGACCATGTTCACGGTGGCGCTTTCGTTCAAGCCACAGGCGATCTTCATCTTCCCGCTGCTGGCCCTGCTGGTGCTGGCCGGGTCGCTGCGCTGGCGGACGCTGCTGGCCGTACCCCTGGTCTATGTCGTTCTCGATCTGCCGGCGATCCTCGCCGGCCGCGACCCGGTCGAGCTGCTCACGCTCTACAGCCCGGCCCGGCAGGCCGCGTACGTGCCGGCGCTGACCTCGAACGCCGCGAGCATCTACGCCTACCTGCCGGTGCATACGCGGCTGGACACCCTCAAGACCCTCGGGTACGTCTTCGCCGCGGTCCTGGTGGTCGGGGTGATCTACACGCTGGTCGCCGCCCGGGCCCGCATGGACGCCGAACGGATCGTGACCGCCGCCACGTTCTTCGTCATCCTCGTCCCGTTCCTGCTGCCGGGGATGCACGAGCGGTACTTCTTCCTGGCCGACGTGATGACCGTCGTGCTGGCGTTCTACCGGCCCCGGCTGTGGCCGGTCGCCCTGCTGGTGCAGGCCGCGTCGCTGCTGTCGTACCTGCCGTTCCTGTTCATCGGTACCGGGCACGGGCAGTTCGTCCCGCTGCCGGTGCTGGCCACGATGATGCTGGCGGCCCTGCTGATCACCGGCTACGCCCTGCTGGGCGACCTGCGCCCGGTCAGTCGACCCGCAGCGTCGACAGCGCCTCTTCCAACTCGTCCGGCTTGA
- the rimO gene encoding 30S ribosomal protein S12 methylthiotransferase RimO, giving the protein MSTTPAPRRVALLTLGCARNEVDSEELAARLDAGGWQVSTDADGADVVLVNTCGFVEKAKQDSIETLLAAADTGAKVVAAGCMAERYGKELAESLPEAQAVLGFDDYTDIAARLDGVLAGERFDAHTPRDRRELLPLTPVARQAAKVVVPGHATVDEHTPAHLRQVLRRRLDNGPVASLKLASGCDRRCSFCAIPAFRGAFVSRDPQELLAEAEWLARSGVRELVLVSENSTSYGKDLGDPRALEKLLPQLAAVDGIVRVRASYLQPAETRPGLVEVIATTPGVAAYYDLSFQHSSEPVLRRMRRFGSTDRFLELLATARALAPEAGARSNFIVGFPGETRQDVDELVRFLTEARLDAIGVFDYSDEDGTEAAGLPGKVSEDTIKRRFGRISDLADELCAQRAEDRLGSIVEVLVDTVAGGEIEGRAAHQAPEVDGSTTLVAGDEGADLAALRPGDFVRARVTATEGVDLVAVPVEMISAAPSAVAATAAS; this is encoded by the coding sequence GTGTCCACGACTCCCGCTCCGCGCCGAGTAGCGCTTCTGACCCTCGGATGTGCCCGTAACGAGGTCGACTCCGAGGAGCTGGCCGCCCGCCTCGACGCCGGGGGCTGGCAGGTCAGCACCGACGCCGACGGCGCAGATGTGGTTCTTGTCAACACCTGTGGCTTCGTCGAGAAGGCCAAGCAGGACTCGATCGAGACGCTGCTGGCCGCCGCCGACACCGGTGCGAAGGTCGTCGCCGCCGGCTGCATGGCCGAGCGCTACGGCAAGGAGCTCGCCGAGAGCCTGCCGGAGGCGCAGGCCGTGCTCGGGTTCGACGACTACACCGACATCGCCGCCCGGCTCGACGGCGTGCTGGCGGGGGAGCGGTTCGACGCGCACACCCCGCGGGACCGGCGCGAGCTGCTGCCGCTGACCCCGGTCGCGCGGCAGGCCGCCAAGGTCGTCGTGCCCGGACACGCCACCGTCGACGAGCACACGCCCGCACACCTGCGGCAGGTGCTGCGCCGCCGGCTCGACAACGGGCCCGTCGCCAGCCTCAAGCTCGCCAGCGGCTGCGACCGGCGGTGCTCGTTCTGCGCCATCCCCGCCTTCCGGGGCGCGTTCGTCTCGCGGGACCCGCAGGAGCTGCTGGCCGAGGCCGAGTGGCTGGCCCGCTCCGGCGTCCGCGAGCTCGTCCTGGTCAGCGAGAACAGCACCTCCTACGGCAAGGACCTGGGGGACCCCCGCGCACTGGAGAAGCTGCTGCCGCAGCTCGCCGCCGTCGACGGCATCGTGCGGGTGCGGGCCAGCTACCTCCAGCCGGCCGAGACGCGGCCCGGCCTGGTCGAGGTCATCGCCACCACGCCCGGCGTCGCCGCGTACTACGACCTCTCCTTCCAGCACTCCAGCGAGCCGGTGCTGCGCCGGATGCGGCGTTTCGGCTCCACCGACCGTTTCCTGGAGCTGCTCGCCACCGCCCGCGCGCTCGCGCCCGAGGCCGGCGCCCGGAGCAACTTCATCGTCGGCTTCCCCGGCGAGACCCGCCAGGACGTCGACGAGCTGGTCCGGTTCCTGACCGAGGCCCGGCTCGACGCCATCGGTGTCTTCGACTACAGCGACGAGGACGGCACCGAGGCCGCCGGCCTGCCCGGCAAGGTCAGCGAGGACACGATCAAGCGGCGCTTCGGTCGGATCAGCGACCTCGCCGACGAGCTGTGCGCCCAGCGCGCGGAGGACCGGCTCGGCTCGATCGTCGAGGTGCTCGTCGACACCGTCGCCGGCGGTGAGATCGAGGGCCGGGCCGCGCACCAGGCCCCCGAGGTCGACGGCTCCACCACGCTCGTCGCCGGCGACGAGGGCGCCGACCTCGCCGCGCTGCGTCCCGGCGACTTCGTCCGGGCCCGGGTCACCGCCACCGAGGGCGTCGACCTGGTCGCCGTGCCGGTCGAGATGATCTCCGCAGCCCCTTCGGCAGTGGCAGCGACGGCCGCGTCGTGA
- the pgsA gene encoding CDP-diacylglycerol--glycerol-3-phosphate 3-phosphatidyltransferase, whose translation MTDEPVPVAGPRPVSLYNPANLLTAVRIVLVPVFVVIVIMSGMTEPGWRMAACLTFCVASATDFADGWIARRYELVTSFGKVADPIADKTLTGSALILLSAYDMLPWWVTIVILVREWGVTALRFWVIRYGIIPASRGGKLKTALQTAAIAWLLWPVPEPFDVIGTGLMVAALIVTVVTGVDYVLQALRMRGRP comes from the coding sequence GTGACCGACGAGCCGGTCCCGGTGGCCGGGCCCCGGCCGGTATCGCTGTACAACCCGGCCAACCTGCTGACGGCCGTCCGCATCGTGCTCGTCCCGGTCTTCGTGGTCATCGTGATCATGTCCGGGATGACCGAGCCGGGCTGGCGGATGGCGGCCTGCCTGACCTTCTGCGTGGCCTCGGCCACCGACTTCGCCGACGGCTGGATCGCCCGGCGCTACGAGCTGGTGACCTCGTTCGGCAAGGTCGCCGACCCGATCGCGGACAAGACGCTCACCGGGAGCGCGCTGATCCTGCTGTCGGCGTACGACATGCTTCCCTGGTGGGTGACCATCGTGATCCTGGTCCGCGAGTGGGGCGTCACCGCGCTGCGGTTCTGGGTCATCCGGTACGGGATCATCCCGGCCAGCCGGGGTGGCAAGCTGAAGACGGCGTTGCAGACCGCGGCGATCGCCTGGCTGCTGTGGCCGGTACCCGAGCCGTTCGACGTCATCGGCACCGGCCTCATGGTCGCCGCCCTCATCGTGACGGTGGTGACCGGCGTCGACTACGTGCTCCAGGCCCTGCGGATGCGCGGCAGACCCTAG
- a CDS encoding CinA family protein: METAVAAAAVVHALVDRGETLAVAESLTGGLLAATLVDIAGVSRVFRGGFVVYATDLKHSLAGVPEALLADRGPVDPDVALALAEGARARCGADWGLATTGVAGPEPQDGRPVGLVYVAVAGPGRATVRELRLSGSRDDVRTQTVASVLGLLADEVRGSTAAVAG; encoded by the coding sequence GTGGAGACAGCTGTGGCCGCCGCGGCGGTCGTGCACGCGCTCGTCGACCGGGGGGAGACCCTGGCCGTCGCCGAGTCGCTCACCGGCGGCCTGCTCGCGGCCACGCTCGTCGACATCGCCGGGGTGAGCCGGGTTTTCCGGGGCGGATTTGTGGTGTACGCCACCGACCTCAAACACTCGCTCGCCGGGGTGCCGGAGGCGCTGCTCGCCGACCGCGGACCCGTCGACCCGGACGTCGCCCTGGCGCTCGCCGAGGGCGCCCGGGCGCGCTGCGGCGCCGACTGGGGGCTGGCCACGACCGGCGTCGCCGGGCCGGAACCGCAGGACGGCAGGCCGGTCGGCCTGGTCTATGTCGCCGTCGCGGGGCCGGGCCGGGCCACCGTGCGGGAACTGCGGCTGAGCGGCTCACGCGACGACGTCCGCACCCAGACGGTGGCCTCGGTTCTCGGCCTGCTCGCCGACGAGGTGCGCGGATCGACTGCGGCGGTGGCGGGCTGA
- a CDS encoding helix-turn-helix domain-containing protein — protein sequence MVLLRRVIGDALRARRQGQHRTLREVSTAANVSLGYLSEIERGQKEASSELLAAICEALGARLSEVLGEVSGTLALAEGMDGVLVPLEPTPLDSSGAGAVKPAPAKGTDAPAVRQLTSDGSVSVSVRQDSPLRATLRTTRKRDRDIVYAA from the coding sequence ATGGTCCTGCTACGCCGGGTTATCGGTGACGCACTTCGGGCGCGCCGGCAGGGTCAGCATCGCACGCTGCGTGAGGTGTCGACCGCCGCCAACGTCAGCCTCGGGTATCTCTCCGAAATCGAACGTGGCCAGAAGGAAGCGTCCAGCGAACTGCTCGCGGCGATCTGTGAGGCCCTGGGTGCCCGCCTCTCCGAGGTGCTGGGCGAGGTGAGCGGCACGCTCGCGCTCGCCGAGGGCATGGACGGCGTGCTCGTCCCGCTCGAACCGACCCCGCTGGATTCCAGCGGTGCGGGTGCGGTCAAGCCCGCCCCGGCCAAGGGCACCGACGCCCCGGCCGTGCGCCAGCTCACCTCCGACGGATCCGTCTCCGTCTCGGTGCGCCAGGACTCCCCGCTCAGGGCGACCCTGCGCACCACTCGCAAGCGCGACCGCGACATCGTCTACGCAGCCTGA
- a CDS encoding PspA/IM30 family protein: MANPFVKGWRYMMALFGAKIDEYADPKVQIQQAIEDAQRQHQALVQQAAAVIGNQRQLEMKLSRQMSEVEKLQGMARQALVLADRARAGGDESEAQKYESTAQTLATQLVSGEQSMEDLKTLHDQALSAAGQARKAVENNAMVLQQRIAERSRLLSQLEQAKMQETVAKSLESMSSLSAPGNTPSLDEVRDKIEQRYANAMGRAELASNSVEGRMLEVQKSSLDMAGSSRLEQIRASMAGEKLGGTPAQPAVEQGKPATPAADPASVARLDEIRASMNAKRGDTSAAG, translated from the coding sequence ATGGCGAACCCGTTCGTCAAGGGCTGGCGTTACATGATGGCGCTCTTCGGCGCGAAGATCGACGAGTACGCCGACCCCAAGGTGCAGATCCAGCAGGCCATCGAGGACGCGCAGCGGCAGCACCAGGCCCTCGTGCAGCAGGCCGCGGCCGTGATCGGCAACCAGCGGCAGCTCGAGATGAAGCTGTCCCGGCAGATGTCCGAGGTCGAGAAGCTTCAGGGCATGGCGCGCCAGGCCCTCGTGCTGGCCGACCGGGCCCGGGCGGGCGGTGACGAGTCCGAGGCGCAGAAGTACGAGTCGACCGCGCAGACGCTCGCCACCCAGCTGGTCTCCGGCGAGCAGTCGATGGAAGACCTGAAGACGCTGCACGACCAGGCGCTCTCGGCGGCCGGCCAGGCCCGCAAGGCGGTGGAGAACAACGCGATGGTGCTCCAGCAGCGCATCGCCGAGCGTTCCCGCCTGCTGAGCCAGCTCGAGCAGGCCAAGATGCAGGAGACCGTCGCCAAGTCGCTCGAGTCGATGTCGTCGCTCTCGGCGCCCGGCAACACCCCGTCGCTGGACGAGGTGCGCGACAAGATCGAGCAGCGCTACGCGAACGCGATGGGCCGCGCCGAGCTGGCGTCGAACTCCGTCGAGGGACGCATGCTCGAGGTGCAGAAGTCGAGCCTCGACATGGCGGGTTCGTCCCGTCTTGAGCAGATCCGGGCCAGCATGGCCGGCGAGAAGCTCGGTGGCACCCCGGCGCAGCCGGCCGTGGAGCAGGGCAAGCCGGCGACCCCGGCCGCCGACCCGGCCAGCGTCGCCCGGCTCGACGAGATCCGGGCCAGCATGAATGCCAAGCGGGGAGACACGTCGGCCGCCGGCTGA
- the pspM gene encoding phage shock envelope stress response protein PspM, whose product MDERTRYFRRLRRLRGSARRWSVVGGGLVAATAVLTPYAGIGVADAVWAASAGASAALAWWRWGDYRALAALPAPPPPQPGIPGQRLMAAVERFPAGRQVLQEMRRHKDRYAVRGSAVVQAWDRLDRASATLVGLAGRLTGPGESAMLEAAVAEQWLRDLGQRVASVERAIPLSPPDQRPGIAHAHESLAKQFTEGVGAYERLVAAAASYVAEDGHPVADQHPALTGLVEAADRLRGVAEGLSELRRPSTPAA is encoded by the coding sequence GTGGACGAGCGGACCCGGTACTTCCGGCGGCTCAGGCGGCTGCGCGGCTCGGCACGGCGGTGGAGCGTCGTCGGGGGCGGGCTGGTCGCCGCCACCGCTGTCCTCACCCCGTACGCGGGGATAGGCGTGGCCGACGCGGTCTGGGCGGCGTCCGCGGGGGCTTCCGCGGCGCTGGCCTGGTGGCGCTGGGGCGACTACCGGGCGCTGGCCGCGCTGCCCGCGCCGCCCCCTCCCCAGCCGGGCATCCCCGGCCAGCGGCTGATGGCCGCCGTCGAGCGGTTCCCGGCCGGGCGTCAGGTCCTCCAGGAGATGCGCCGGCACAAGGACCGCTACGCCGTGCGGGGCTCCGCCGTCGTCCAGGCCTGGGACCGGCTCGACCGCGCGTCCGCGACGCTCGTCGGCCTGGCCGGCCGGCTGACCGGCCCCGGCGAGTCCGCGATGCTCGAGGCGGCGGTCGCCGAGCAGTGGCTGCGCGACCTCGGCCAGCGGGTGGCGAGCGTGGAGCGGGCCATCCCGCTCAGCCCGCCCGACCAGCGACCGGGGATCGCGCACGCGCACGAGAGCCTCGCGAAGCAGTTCACCGAGGGCGTCGGCGCCTACGAACGACTGGTCGCGGCCGCGGCCAGCTACGTCGCCGAGGACGGCCACCCGGTGGCGGACCAGCACCCGGCGCTGACCGGCCTGGTCGAGGCGGCCGACCGCCTCCGTGGCGTGGCCGAGGGCCTCTCGGAGCTGCGCCGCCCCAGCACCCCGGCCGCCTAG
- a CDS encoding Fpg/Nei family DNA glycosylase: MPEGDTVWNTARVLERALLGDVLTGCDLRVPQLATTDLTGWTVAESGSRGKHLLLRLTNGDRAMTLHSHLRMDGAWRTYPTGERWSGRPAHLIRVVLRTDRAAAVGYHLHEVALLPTAHEGALLGHLGPDLLGADWDEAEAARRIAASPDAPIGEALLDQRNLAGIGNLYKAEILFLRGLWPWTPVSAVPDIEGTVRLAQKLVASNRGRWTQTTTGSLRRGETNYVYGRRAQPCRRCGSAIQKEDQEERVTYWCPRCQPKP; encoded by the coding sequence ATGCCCGAGGGTGACACCGTGTGGAACACGGCGCGTGTGCTGGAGCGCGCGCTGCTCGGCGACGTGCTCACCGGCTGCGACCTGCGCGTGCCGCAGCTCGCGACGACCGACCTGACCGGGTGGACGGTCGCCGAGTCCGGGAGCCGGGGCAAGCATCTGCTGCTGCGCCTGACCAACGGCGACCGGGCCATGACGCTGCATTCGCACCTGCGGATGGACGGTGCCTGGCGGACCTACCCGACCGGCGAGCGGTGGAGCGGGCGGCCCGCACACCTGATCCGGGTGGTGCTGCGGACCGACCGCGCGGCGGCGGTCGGCTATCACCTGCACGAGGTGGCGCTGCTGCCGACAGCGCACGAGGGCGCCCTGCTCGGACACCTCGGGCCGGATCTGCTGGGCGCGGACTGGGACGAGGCCGAGGCCGCCCGGCGGATCGCCGCGAGCCCGGACGCCCCGATCGGCGAGGCGCTGCTGGATCAGCGCAACCTGGCCGGGATCGGCAACCTCTACAAGGCCGAGATCCTGTTCCTGCGGGGGCTGTGGCCGTGGACGCCGGTCTCGGCGGTGCCGGACATCGAGGGCACGGTGCGGCTGGCGCAGAAGCTTGTCGCGTCGAACCGCGGTCGCTGGACGCAGACGACCACGGGTTCCCTGCGCCGCGGCGAGACCAACTACGTCTACGGCCGGCGGGCGCAGCCGTGCCGGCGCTGCGGCTCGGCCATCCAGAAGGAGGATCAGGAGGAGCGGGTCACCTACTGGTGCCCGCGGTGTCAGCCGAAGCCCTAG
- a CDS encoding SAM hydrolase/SAM-dependent halogenase family protein: MGGYKWISLTTDYGTFDGFAAACHGAIARIAPEVRVIDITHHVPPADVARGAAVLAQTAPHLPASVHVGVVDPGVGSDRRGIAIGTPGGVLVGPDNGLLVWAAEALGGIDSVVELTNKDWLLGDVSRTFHGRDVFSPAAARLALGAPLNDAGPAVDAGTIVRLPDPMVAVGDGWLEAEVVTVDRFGNVQLAAGGAMLSGLSPELVVGGVKARRAQTFADAQPGELIVYEDSAQRVAIAVNGGRAVVVLSVRPGDIVRVAER, from the coding sequence ATGGGCGGCTATAAATGGATCAGCCTCACCACCGACTACGGCACATTCGACGGATTTGCCGCAGCGTGTCACGGTGCGATCGCGCGTATCGCTCCTGAGGTGCGGGTCATCGACATCACACACCATGTGCCGCCCGCCGACGTGGCGCGGGGCGCGGCGGTGCTCGCGCAGACCGCGCCGCACCTGCCGGCGTCCGTGCACGTCGGGGTCGTCGATCCGGGCGTCGGCTCGGATCGCCGGGGCATCGCGATCGGCACGCCGGGCGGCGTCCTGGTCGGGCCCGACAACGGGTTGCTGGTCTGGGCCGCGGAGGCGCTCGGCGGCATCGACTCCGTGGTCGAGCTGACCAATAAGGACTGGCTGCTCGGCGACGTCTCGCGGACGTTCCACGGCCGGGACGTGTTCTCGCCGGCCGCCGCACGCCTCGCGCTCGGGGCGCCGCTGAACGACGCCGGGCCGGCGGTCGACGCCGGCACGATCGTCCGGCTGCCCGACCCGATGGTGGCGGTCGGTGACGGCTGGCTCGAGGCCGAGGTCGTCACCGTCGACCGGTTCGGCAACGTGCAGCTCGCCGCGGGCGGCGCGATGCTCTCCGGGCTCAGTCCCGAGCTGGTGGTCGGCGGGGTGAAGGCCCGCCGGGCGCAGACGTTCGCGGACGCACAGCCCGGCGAGCTGATCGTCTACGAGGACTCGGCCCAGCGGGTAGCGATCGCCGTCAACGGCGGCCGCGCGGTCGTCGTCCTCTCGGTCCGCCCCGGCGACATCGTCCGCGTCGCCGAACGCTGA
- a CDS encoding LLM class F420-dependent oxidoreductase: MRLVIFTEPQQGAGYDDLRRVAQLAEETGFDGFFRSDHYVAMGGDGLPGPTDAWLTLAALAVQTSTIRLGTLVTSATFRLPGPLAIGVAQVDAMSGGRVELGLGAGWFEREHEAYAIPFPPLGERFDRLEEQLEIIEGLWTTPVGATYSFTGKHYQVVDSPALPKPAQSPRPPIILGGSGKKRTPALAARFADEFNAPFTKIEDLPARYDRVRAASSEIGRPRPPAFSAAAVLCVGRDDAEVRRRATAIGRDVDEMRGNGGVVGTPDQAVEILGRYAEAGASRMYLQLLDLNDLHHVELVATEVAPQLT; this comes from the coding sequence ATGCGTCTTGTGATCTTCACCGAACCCCAGCAGGGTGCCGGCTACGACGACCTGCGGCGGGTGGCCCAGCTCGCCGAGGAGACGGGCTTCGACGGCTTCTTCCGCTCCGACCACTACGTGGCGATGGGCGGCGACGGCCTGCCCGGTCCCACGGACGCCTGGCTGACCCTCGCGGCGCTGGCCGTGCAGACGTCGACCATCCGGCTGGGCACCCTGGTGACCTCGGCGACGTTCCGCCTGCCGGGCCCGCTGGCGATCGGCGTGGCCCAGGTCGACGCGATGAGCGGCGGCCGGGTGGAGCTGGGCCTGGGCGCCGGCTGGTTCGAACGCGAACACGAGGCCTACGCGATCCCGTTCCCGCCGCTGGGCGAGCGCTTCGATCGCCTGGAGGAGCAGCTGGAGATCATCGAAGGCCTGTGGACGACCCCGGTCGGAGCGACGTACTCCTTCACCGGCAAGCACTACCAGGTGGTCGACTCCCCGGCCCTGCCGAAGCCGGCCCAGTCGCCCCGCCCGCCGATCATCCTGGGCGGTTCCGGCAAGAAGCGCACCCCGGCCCTGGCGGCCAGATTCGCGGACGAGTTCAACGCCCCGTTCACCAAGATCGAAGACCTGCCGGCCCGCTACGACCGGGTCCGCGCGGCGAGCTCGGAGATCGGCCGCCCCCGACCCCCGGCATTCTCGGCCGCAGCCGTCCTCTGCGTCGGCCGCGACGACGCCGAGGTACGCCGCCGCGCCACCGCGATCGGCCGCGACGTGGACGAGATGCGCGGCAACGGCGGCGTGGTAGGCACCCCCGACCAGGCAGTCGAGATCCTCGGCCGCTACGCCGAAGCCGGCGCCTCCCGGATGTACCTGCAACTACTGGACCTGAACGACCTACACCACGTCGAGCTGGTAGCGACCGAGGTCGCACCCCAACTGACCTGA